The Vanessa atalanta chromosome 18, ilVanAtal1.2, whole genome shotgun sequence DNA window tttttttcccAAATTATATGGGAAATAAACATTCATACAGCGATCTATTCGCCCGTAATGTGATAATGCTTCACAAAACACGCCCCgcgattattttcaaattatttaaatacctcGTAATGTTTCTAAATTAACGGTTCTCGTAATGTTTGTAATTCGAACTTGTAGATATTAGTTTGATTGGGTTTCAATGAATAATGAAAGTTCCATACCGatgaaattatcattttttttttagaaaatcaaagaaatacaatttaattttactttttattttatatgtattattgtaatgtataagatacgtttaaattacaaaaaaaaattattcatattttttcgtTATCGTTAAACAATCAACAGGCGAAATATTTTTGTCTGGTCATTGACATCGAGCGTCGTCCCATGTGGTAGACGGACCATTTCATTACGCTATTAATCGAAATCCTAAATTAAATCtgtaaaaaatggaaatatgtacctaattattatcaatttaatttaaagctttcctagatagaatttttattattaatacttaataatgttgtaatttttacattataaagttCGTTAAACTAAAACATGTGGGAAAGTTCGTTACTTCCTTTAGACACGCTCTCTATGTGGCCGTACAAACGAGTTTgtttaacgtattatttttatttcctaagCGAACGACGAAGCCCTTCAAAACTCGTTTCTCGGCAGCGGCACGGCAATTGGCAGCTGCTAAGCTATCGATCGTTCGTTGCGACGAGGCTATGGGTGACGTCACGAACAATGGACGTTCGAGCAGCCATCTTGTTTCCTGTAAATAAACTCAAGCCATAATTTACTTTAGAAGCATACCCTATATATGggtaatagataataattccGTGCAAACCGTATTAATCATGTGACTCAGCTCCCTCAGCTCAGACGTAAACatgaatcataattattattattcattgttcttttaagaaatattctcaTATAACACAGGAACATAggtataaaataagataaaaatgaaaaataaactgactttattacaaataaataaaataacaataggtttaaatatataatattgtaaatatttatttgtaacaatggTTATTCACTATTTAGTAACTATTCACCGAAATAACTCATTATCTAATATCTCAAGTAATCaagtaattcaaataataatagcctATTACAGcaacttcatttaaattaagcttTGTGTTGTATTTTAcctaaatgataatttattagcaacagtacataattaaattgggtatcattaaataattataatatttttttgcgacCTATATAAGTAATAGGTAATAAGTAAAacgaaatgttttttaatgtaaactaACGTTATAAAGTTTAATGGATTGCTAATGGATACCTATGTACCAATATCTTTAGAAGCCAATTCGTTTGCTGGAAATAGGGACTATCTATTTCCAGAATTGTAAAGAtacaattatcttttttattctaAGTTTTGTCTCAAAATGTACCTTGTCTTTgtcttatatttctaaaatacttaatttaccTGGGCTTGTATTATGCTTATTTCGGAGGACAAAATATTGGAATTTTCCTACCTGAACACAGCAGGTATAAATTCTTTTGTTACTTCTTGAATCTGGGTTTTAAGCAATAATTCTGAATTGTAAAACTCTTAACCATCCTAAAGAGAAGTtgtgttatcaataaataattaggtactTACTAAACCCTTACACTAGTTCGaagtaaatctttataaataaataatgttatttctgCTACTCTTTTTGAAAGagagagaaaaaatatatcacacatgatgtacattttttaactcttataatattaattattatattccattattcgtcattgagaaaatatttccttttgaAGTTCGAGCTGAACTTCCTTTTTCCATTCGCCTGACTCATTGAAATCATAATTACTAGGTCAAAacgatactaaaaatatttgtacagtaGGTACCTaacttatttaatgtaattttatcaagcttgtaatatattataacaattaccaaagtaaattagtaaatagtaaaataaataacacaacatAGTcaaaatatcatcatcattaaatagatttttttttaatttcatacacgtttgttagtttaatttatttttagtttcgtCATATTGCTTTATTATCCGTATAATATTACCAACGCTTTGATCCtataatatcaaaacatatattaagaaaataataagaatcataatatattatatacttagttaattatttacaaaaataataaataaaaacttaaaaaaggcATAagtatataacctttttttattttaattgtttagttGTATTTCTgtcaaatttgtaaaaataaattaattatattatttatatgtataatataaaaaaaatcttatatacatCTAACAAAGTCACGTTTCTAAATACATAAGCATAAATACTTGATTAGAGTTTAGTATTGATCGTCATATTGCTGGGAATTGCGTTGGAACGGCGCCATTTTGTTCCATAACTGCGCAGTTGCGCGGCCCCAATGGCGTCGGGTATATAAAGCTGCAATGACGTCAGCCCCGCACATCATTGATTTCTCAACGCGGTTCGGGTCGGACGTCGAGTTGTGAAGTGCTTGGGAGTTCTACAAATATCTTTAGTGCCTGGTCTGATTCAGGTGTGTAATATTGTCTCATCTCGCAATATTCTAAAGTCCTTTATTACAAAATGGGCTACAGTGCACAAGAAAAATCTGTTGTTGATTTCTGTGAAAGTAAAAGTGAATCTCTCTCTAACTGGGTCCGCAAAGTTAAATGTAAGTCATTAAATGCCAAGACAAAGAGAAAGCGTGACCTGAGAATAATCGCTATTTTAAGCCATTCGTTATCCCGTGCTGAAAGTGAACTATTAACCAAACAAAGAGAACGTGCTAGAAGGTGGGCTCAAATGCAAGCAGACCTCGGATTAAATAACAAAGAAGAAGAAGTGGCGAAGCAGCAACgtgaaaaaatcaataatttctgGAAGAATGATCTCAGCGGCCTTGATAATTTTTTCAAAGAATTAGACAATGTTAAACCAATTATGAATCAACAAATATGTGTTACTCAAGTAGGATAATTAGGTAAAGTAAAATTGTAACTGAATCTGTGATATATGTAGGATGTTTTCTAAATTACAGTCCCATTGCGTTTCGCGTGGGTCTGCATCAGACGGCCGCCATCTTGGCTGCCACTGGGGCGTGGTCGCTGCTAGCTACGATATGGGTTTGTAACGGTATCAtgcatttttttagttaatttatatttatttaaattgttatttaatatttcagtttCCTATTTAATAATAGTGGATTGGAATTTCaagttttattcatattgaataataaattgtaacatatgttttaagtatggcaaataaaaataatttgaaaagaaTTGGActgttgaattttatttcaaatctttCTCTTTTGTATATTTGTCCGTATTTCACCCGACATGTATTATTCCATGAGTCATCACCGACTTAATGAAGATCGACGTAGCAGTCGCGATGCTGCCGAGTTCCCGTGAATGCTGCCTTCGGTTACTTCAGTTGCTGTCTTGGAAAGCTGCTAAGTTCGCTTCGGCACGGCATGCGGCCCTGCACCGAAATAGCGACGCGCGAAACACGCTTCCATTCCGGTATCAGCCCACATTAGGTAAAAGTTAGGCAATTGCGTCATGATTTCATCAGTGTTAATCGAAATCGTAGACTCGCAAGCGGGTCTTTTCGTATGTGTGTTCTTTTCGAGTCTCAGATCTTGAACAACTGGCGGGTCGAGTTGCCAACTACCCTAAACTACCACGCGGGACGCAGTCTATGGAGCCTGTCTACCGCGCAAAAGCGCTGCCTTAACGCGTACTTCGCTCACATTTGATACTGGCCAAACGAGTTAGATCATTTTGGTGAGTCAACTGTTGTTGTCAAAGAAAGTCTTGACTGCcctaccttttttattttgctgtcTATAATCTTTACATTCTCGATGTGAAATAAAGGGCAATGTTGTGCAATAACATTGAATCCAAACAGGCTAGCTACTGTAAGACTTCCACCATTGACTAATGAAGGCCTGACGTGAGCAGTCCGAGAGTAAACGAGTTCATGAGAAGTGTAGGTGCTCGCCATATGTTGTGAACTACATCTATTACAATACTTCAACGTTATGCTCCAAATTTAAGTCGACGCAATCTCAAACAAAAGTTACAGAAGTAAGAAGTTTCTGGAAATATACTACTTACAATTAGTAGGTCACTTACGACactgaaaatatataactatttcaACGTGTGGGCTGATTATCTCCGGgagtataaaatacaatattaactgAATCACAAtatgttaacaaataaattaaactatgttTCATCATTTTAAACTGATCGAACCATCTAAACGtggatattatattgtattggtAAGTGATCAAGTATCCTGCTCTTGCCCTACTTGTTGACTAtgtattgacataaaaaaacatttaagtaaCATAATGTATATGCACTTTCACAGCGATGGTCCGGTTGTCGTGATGGTGACGTCAAGCCTAAATAACTTATCAAGGGGAACCTTCCAAAAGGCTACCACTCAGATTTTTGTTAACAACAAGCCGTCACCAACGATCACGGAcaaaacgattatttttttcgaatataattaaacCTGAATAGGGACTCATACAAGAACGAAAGTATAGCAGTCAGCGGACGAAATTTATTACTTGAAAGCGACTAACCGGTCCTGACTGACGCAAGATTTAGGTAAGTGGTCATTCCCACAATGGGCGTGCTGTTTTTGATCACTTCAAATACTACTGAACTGGTTGAATGTACAGACAACGTTGAACGCATACATAATATTTCGTCAGTACATAACAAGGTTAAACTGATAAACATGCCGTCGGgcaaaacttaaaaattaaatatttctgttttatataattatttaataaaaacttttcatcctaaaatatatctttacaataaaataaagaaaggtTAATGACGTAGGGTAATGCGTAGATGTAatctatgatatataaaatgcataaatattGTGGCGAGTCCTATCGCTGTTTGTGTGtgccttttaaaattatcttcagGACTATCGGAAACAGCCGATCTGAATGGTGGCGTTCTATAAGTCAACTGAGCAATTATGTACACGACACGCGTTTGGCGGAACAGCTGCTCCGCCATCCAAACTATTTACATGAAGCAGACTTGGAAGCTGGTAACATTAAACATCTCAacctaaattattttgaatcgcCGCCGGCGATTTTAATGTGCCTTCCAAGTCCAGGTTAAACTGCCTCACCAGTTAGCTGTAGTAACACTAATACTGCACCAAATCTTACGCGATGAACATACTACCTTCACGGGCCCTGAGGGAAACACCGAAATAAAAGGTACTTAGGTTTTGTAATATGTAGAGGCTTAGCAAAAAGACTAGCTCCAAAGCCGTTCGATAGTTGTTCTTTTTAGGATGGAAAATATATAAGGACatctaagtaaattatatataatgatgaaATATCATACGTCATGAGAACATTATCCTTAATGTAAATTACGTTAATAATTGATAAGACAATACTGGAAATATgaaaaatcattgaattttatatataatattagctgTGAACACTCTTCCAAACTACGCTAGACCTAAAAAcgttagtttaattaaatatgactgAAATGACCTGAGAGAACATAGTAGAATGACTCCTAAACGtggacaaataaaaataacggtgagttttatttcaatgatcaATGATGCAGGtgacattttaattgtaaatcacTCATTCCTGTGTACAATTCACAGCTATCTTCTGGAAGTGCCAGCTAGACTTACGAGTTCAAAATCTTTACCGAAACCAGGCACCTTCAGGAGAAAACTATTGCTACTATTACATCCTAATACTACGTACGAGTTCCGTAATCAATATGTTAACAAAcgagttaatataataatatacattaagaattatattgagaacgaaaatctaatttaaaatatacacgcAAATATTCTTTCGGCGAGCTGTTCCTGAGCACGCGTCGAGCAGcagcaaaattttaataatgctgCAGGTAAGTGGTTAAACTAAGAACAAATGATCCAAACAAAATACTATAAGTATGTGATAATTACAATTTGAAATGATAGTCtattattgaaaactttataatagaagaaaaatatatataaaataacatatagcTGCTTAATGCCGTTAAGGCATGTaggtcatatattatttttcagaattTTCAGAAAGTATCTACTTACTACATATAACTTAGTCGAGGCAAAATTCTAAAATCAtattcatatcatatcatattaaaagacaaaatatcTCTGGAACATACGGTCGTTACTATGAAAATGACCtacttaaaacaataactatttcttgcattaaaatatttatgaacgaAGGAAAAACAAAGGATACCAGAATTTAAGGTATATAGTAGAGAAATTTCGATTTTTACGAACATAATGCATGgttctttattaaattgaataaaatttagttagTCAAACTATTTTGATACGTTATAGTAGAGATTGACTAGTATTTACGCAGATTATTTCTTAAGTTATTATCCTCATTAGTTTCACATATCCATAATCCCTGTACGTTTTCCTTCTTTTAAGTTTGTTTAGCTAGATGACTGCTGGTGTGAAGACTATACCTAGCTACGATATCTATTTTTGTGACTAAATGAATATCATGCATGCTGGTACTTAATGATTACATCCAGGTTACTGCCAAAAGTCAAAGCGAATATAGAaatgtatatacttaatatgCATATGTTAGTTCTATAATACCTGCACCTTACTTAAAGAGCATGCATTTAAcaggtttaaaaaataatattcaataaggTATGTAGcagatgaaattaattattagcttTTCGTGTATACCTAATTTCTTATACTGTATTGGTCACTCGATTTATGGCAAATAAACTTTACTTGCTAACTGGATTTGTCGAATGAAGCATACGTATTTTCGTTTTCAAATAATGAGCTTTCAGCGAACTAAATTGTATTAAGGACCTGCTTATGATGTGATTGCGTGAAACAGTTgaagtgtatatttaaattgcatgGCACATTAATGGTGATGACTGTTCTAAGCATTATAATCAAAGCCTGTAAAAATGCTATATTGTAATATCAGCCATATGTGTCAATGTAACTTTGACGGTGAAATGCATTCTTGTTAATTTCTGATACTTGCTTGCTCGTGAGTGAATGCATAACATAATGAAACGCATGCCTGAACTGTAAAAACTCTTCATAATTCACAACGAAAATGAATTGTGGTCAAATGATATGAATATAATGATCGaaacaagtaatatttatattgtaagaaaaaagtataattatacaattttgaaCAACGAAAAAACAAGTAAGTGATGCAAAACgatgatgtatttattataatattaaacgataAGGCGCTAACTCATAGCGCTCTAGTAGATTGTGGTGGCAAGTCTAATACCGCTTGAGCACTGCATTTGCATTACTTGCACTCTTTGGTGGACATGTCTAAGTGTTGCAGTTGCGGATCTTCTCAGCTAGCCTACTTATGACCCTACCTAGGGATGATGTTCGTGGTCGTGCACAGCCCATGTTAAGACACATACTGCTATCGATATATTGCTTACGTTGGATTACTTCCTGCAGAAGAGTTGTTTAtactaaactaatttaaatatactatatatatcacCAACGATGCTGTATAGCTTTTCGTAAGGCCTAAGAATATTGGACAACGTATGAATCCATCTTAATGGCACGTGTGACTAGCTTTAGACTTTTCTGTCTACAGACTATCTACACAGTAAGTGACACGCATCGAGATAAGTCATCGCGCTGCGACCACCATGAACCACTTATGacgattataattaattataagtaggAATCATACTGTTGCAGTAGCGGCGCGTTTATTTTCTTCACTTGTCTGCACAGACACTTTTCACGCATGCCACGTTCTTATACCGGAGCATGATGCCACCGGCTTGTAGCCAAACAATTATTTGTGGAAAATTTAGATGCTGGCACTTTGCGCTTCGGGGTAGCTGCTGTTTAAAATCACCACACGACCTTTTCCTGATATTGGAGGTGCCACGAACCATCAAGATATCCATCGCATTAATTAAGCATGATAAAACATGGCAGAG harbors:
- the LOC125071040 gene encoding uncharacterized protein LOC125071040 encodes the protein MGYSAQEKSVVDFCESKSESLSNWVRKVKCKSLNAKTKRKRDLRIIAILSHSLSRAESELLTKQRERARRWAQMQADLGLNNKEEEVAKQQREKINNFWKNDLSGLDNFFKELDNVKPIMNQQICVTQVG